In Parafrankia discariae, the following proteins share a genomic window:
- a CDS encoding fumarylacetoacetate hydrolase family protein: MLLGRALMGDTSCFGEVVDDRFHLLSGGLLDGFRRVGRSLPLADLVLGAPLSDVRLIAVMGGFLEPGTSRPPGLQPMWVPKACGFVSGDNAPIRVPAALTGPVQMEAELAVVVGRPLRGASPAEAAAAIFGWTVLNDVTAAEYVAPGLWATAKSIDGFASWGPWIRRDLTERRVLEGLAITGTLNGSKVQSGDTRYYRFAPSEILSHVSRRISLFPGDVVTLGTPPPAADAAAGDHMVCEVEEVGVLTNQLLDEEAP, encoded by the coding sequence ATGCTGCTCGGTCGTGCACTGATGGGCGACACCTCGTGCTTCGGGGAGGTGGTGGATGATCGTTTCCACCTGCTCTCGGGCGGCCTGCTGGACGGATTCCGCCGGGTCGGGCGGTCCCTGCCGCTGGCGGATCTCGTGCTCGGCGCGCCGCTGTCCGACGTCCGGCTCATCGCCGTGATGGGCGGCTTCCTCGAACCGGGGACGTCCCGCCCGCCGGGGCTTCAACCGATGTGGGTGCCCAAGGCGTGCGGGTTCGTCAGCGGCGACAACGCGCCGATCCGGGTGCCCGCGGCGCTGACCGGGCCGGTGCAGATGGAGGCCGAGCTCGCCGTCGTCGTGGGTCGTCCGCTGCGCGGGGCGTCACCGGCCGAGGCGGCCGCGGCCATCTTCGGCTGGACGGTCCTCAACGACGTCACCGCGGCCGAGTACGTGGCGCCCGGCCTGTGGGCGACCGCGAAGTCGATCGACGGGTTCGCGTCGTGGGGTCCGTGGATCCGGCGGGATCTCACCGAACGCCGCGTCCTCGAGGGGCTGGCGATCACCGGGACGCTCAACGGGAGCAAGGTCCAGTCGGGCGACACCCGGTACTACCGGTTCGCGCCGAGCGAGATCCTCAGCCACGTCAGCCGGCGGATCAGCCTGTTTCCCGGCGACGTCGTCACGCTCGGAACGCCACCGCCCGCCGCTGACGCCGCCGCCGGCGACCACATGGTGTGCGAGGTCGAGGAGGTCGGCGTCCTGACCAACCAACTGCTCGACGAGGAGGCGCCGTGA
- a CDS encoding thiamine pyrophosphate-dependent dehydrogenase E1 component subunit alpha: MTLMKAADDRLSRGIASGELQCVYWPSRGQEAIAAAMGVVLRSDDQLVTTYRGLHDLIGKGVPLVEIYGEMLGRQVGAGRGKGGTMHIAHPDSGLMMSTGIVGAGPPVAVGLAMAARRRGLDRVTVASFGDGATNTGSFHEAANMAALWDLPLVLLCQNNQYAEMTPTGHTMKIAQVADRAGGYGMPGVRVDGNDPLAVVAALREAVDRARTGAGPTLLECVTFRFRGHYFGDPMAYIPPEQLAAALAADPLPRFRSRLSDDGVCDPAELDGIEAAAVSAVDEALAAVLTAPAAALDELDRDVYADPRNCPA; this comes from the coding sequence ATGACCCTCATGAAGGCGGCCGACGACCGGCTGAGCCGGGGGATCGCCTCCGGCGAGCTGCAGTGCGTGTACTGGCCCTCCCGTGGCCAGGAGGCGATCGCCGCCGCGATGGGCGTGGTGCTCCGCTCGGACGATCAGCTGGTCACGACGTACCGAGGACTGCACGACCTGATCGGGAAGGGCGTGCCGCTGGTCGAGATCTACGGCGAGATGCTGGGCCGCCAGGTCGGCGCCGGCCGCGGCAAGGGCGGGACGATGCACATCGCGCACCCCGACTCCGGCCTCATGATGTCGACGGGGATCGTGGGCGCGGGCCCCCCGGTCGCGGTCGGACTGGCCATGGCGGCGCGGCGCCGGGGCCTCGACCGGGTGACGGTCGCCAGTTTCGGTGACGGGGCCACGAACACCGGCTCCTTCCACGAGGCGGCGAACATGGCGGCGCTGTGGGACCTGCCGCTGGTGCTGCTCTGCCAGAACAACCAGTACGCCGAGATGACGCCGACCGGGCACACGATGAAGATCGCCCAGGTCGCGGACCGGGCGGGTGGGTACGGGATGCCGGGTGTCCGCGTCGACGGCAACGACCCGCTCGCGGTCGTCGCCGCGCTGCGGGAGGCCGTGGACCGGGCCAGAACCGGCGCCGGTCCGACGCTGCTGGAATGCGTGACGTTCCGATTCCGCGGTCACTACTTCGGTGATCCCATGGCGTACATACCGCCGGAGCAGCTGGCAGCCGCGCTCGCGGCCGATCCCCTCCCGCGGTTCCGGTCCCGCCTGTCGGACGACGGGGTCTGCGACCCGGCCGAGCTCGACGGGATCGAGGCGGCGGCCGTCAGTGCGGTCGACGAGGCGTTGGCCGCCGTCCTGACCGCACCCGCCGCGGCACTCGACGAGCTGGACCGGGACG